In Triticum urartu cultivar G1812 chromosome 6, Tu2.1, whole genome shotgun sequence, the following proteins share a genomic window:
- the LOC125513178 gene encoding 50S ribosomal protein L21, chloroplastic-like: MATATLPLRLLPSRTPLLYTAAFLPASTSLSVTASAPRNWRIFAAAEEAPAPVEAEAEEVVEDAAVPEPVEVQLAAAGAGKDADIFAVVMIGSRQYIVMPGRYIYTQRLKDANVNDQIILNKVLLVSTRDKAYIGMPVVTNAAVHAIVEEQGLDDKVIVFKFKKKKKYQRKAGHRQPNTRLRITGISGYEEFPADPILQVPA, encoded by the exons ATGGCCACCGCCACGCTCCCTCTCCGCCTCCTCCCCTCGAGAACCCCACTCCTCTACACCGCCGCCTTCCTCCCTGCGAGCACCTCTCTCTCCGTCACCGCGTCCGCGCCCCGCAACTGGCGCATCTTCGCCGCCGCCGAGGAGGCGCCCGCTCCGGTGGAAGCCGAGGCGGAGGAGGTGGTAGAGGATGCCGCGGTTCCGGAGCCTGTTGAGGTGCAGCTGGCTGCTGCTGGCGCGGGGAAGGACGCCGACATCTTCGCCGTTGTCATG ATTGGGTCCAGACAATACATTGTGATGCCAGGTCGGTACATATACACACAGAGGCTGAAAGACGCCAATGTCAATGATCAG ATCATTTTGAACAAGGTACTACTGGTGTCAACTAGAGACAAAGCTTATATTGGCATGCCAGTGGTGACCAATGCTGCTGTTCATGCAATTGTTGAAGAACAG GGACTGGACGATAAAGTGATTGTTTTCAAgttcaagaagaagaagaagtaccagaGGAAAGCTGGTCACAGACAG CCAAATACGAGGTTAAGAATTACCGGCATAAGTGGATATGAGGAATTCCCTGCTGATCCAATACTTCAAGTTCCAGCTTAA